The genomic interval ACGGTCAGATATCTATGCTGAAGCAGTTGAAAAATTGCTGGATGGAGGTTTTGCCTATAAAGATTTCTCCCGACCAGAGGAGTTCGCTGCCGAGCGCAAGTCTGCTGAAAAAGAGAAACGACAATTTATATATTCGCGCACATGGATGGCTGAATCTGCTGCGGATATTGCCCGTTTTGAATCCCAGGGACGGGAAGCTGTTGTGCGTCTCAAAATGCCCAGAGAGGGGAATTGTGAATTTCAGGATCTGGTTCGGGGAGAAATGTCGTTTGCCTGGGCTGGAGAGCAGGATCATGTTATTCAACGTAAGGATAAAAGTTGTCTATATCATCTTACCAATGTGGTGGATGATGGGGCTTTTGAGATCAGTCATGTTATTCGGGCCATTGAGCATCTATCCAATACACCCCGCCAGATCTTTATTGGTCAAAGTCTCGGGTTGGAGTTACCCCAATACGCCCATCTACCCTTTGTGGCTGAGCCAGGTAGTTCCAATAAATTAAGTAAACGCAAACTGGACAAATATCTTAAAAACCGCGATTTCAAGGTGCTGTTTGATCATGGAGAGCATATTGCTCAGCAGATTGGGTTCCTTGCAAGTCCGGAAACCTTTAATCCGGTGATCATTGATTTTTATCGCGAGATCGGCTTCCTACCTGAAGCCATTTTAAATTATTTGTTATTGTTAGGGTGGTCTCTGGATGATCGTACTGAGGATTTTAGCCGAAAAGATATGATCAGGAATTTTAATCTGGATCGGATCAACAAGGCACCAGCCAGCTTTGATCCCCAAAAGTTGACTGCTTTCCAGAGTCGCTATATGTGGCGATTGTCAATGGATAAACGTCTGGAAATGGTGGTCCCTTTTCTGGAAAAAGCCGGGCT from Candidatus Neomarinimicrobiota bacterium carries:
- the gltX gene encoding glutamate--tRNA ligase → MTSTQLSNVRVRFAPSPTGYLHIGGVRTALFNWLFAKHHGGKFILRVDDTDQARNVSEALQPIMDGFKWLGIEWDEGPDVGGPHAPYFQSQRSDIYAEAVEKLLDGGFAYKDFSRPEEFAAERKSAEKEKRQFIYSRTWMAESAADIARFESQGREAVVRLKMPREGNCEFQDLVRGEMSFAWAGEQDHVIQRKDKSCLYHLTNVVDDGAFEISHVIRAIEHLSNTPRQIFIGQSLGLELPQYAHLPFVAEPGSSNKLSKRKLDKYLKNRDFKVLFDHGEHIAQQIGFLASPETFNPVIIDFYREIGFLPEAILNYLLLLGWSLDDRTEDFSRKDMIRNFNLDRINKAPASFDPQKLTAFQSRYMWRLSMDKRLEMVVPFLEKAGLISSTRNLSLNSKEATLGDRTMDTVRAVLEAAGERISIAGDILDYQEFFQADDVIEYEEKAFRKRLVNANAQRELLKRLVKPLTDASSFSAESIENLLRDFIQHEGVGMGMIVHALRVSITGKAVGFGLFEILAILGKKSCLSRIDRAIELAEAGNK